In Clostridium swellfunianum, a genomic segment contains:
- a CDS encoding AraC family transcriptional regulator: protein MDSLKSMNDALNYVEENLANDIDLKKVARLALCSEYHFQRMFSFLAGISLSEYIRRRRLTMAAFELNNSNVRVIDIAVKYGYSSPDSFTRAFQNLHSITPSEARLNGKSLKAYPRMTFQLSIRGGNEMNYRIVEKEAFNIVGIKKRVPIIFNGVNSEIAEMWKSLNEERIHQLKELSNTEPKGIISASTNFSEERMEEKGELDHYIGVATTKECPANLTQLKVSASTWAVFEAVGPFPAALQDIWGRIYAEWFPASNYEQAEGPEILWNENKDVSSPTFKSEIWIPVKRR from the coding sequence ATGGATTCACTTAAAAGCATGAATGACGCATTGAATTATGTTGAAGAAAATCTTGCTAATGATATTGATTTAAAAAAAGTGGCCAGATTAGCCTTATGTTCTGAATATCATTTTCAACGAATGTTTTCTTTCCTTGCAGGTATTTCTCTGTCAGAGTACATTCGTAGAAGGCGCCTTACTATGGCGGCTTTTGAACTTAATAATAGTAATGTTAGGGTAATTGATATAGCCGTTAAATACGGATATAGTTCACCCGATTCATTTACAAGAGCTTTTCAAAATTTACACAGTATAACGCCTTCAGAGGCAAGATTAAATGGTAAGTCTTTGAAAGCATATCCAAGAATGACCTTTCAATTATCAATTAGAGGAGGAAATGAGATGAATTATAGGATAGTAGAAAAAGAGGCATTTAACATAGTCGGTATAAAGAAAAGAGTTCCAATTATTTTTAATGGAGTTAATTCAGAGATTGCAGAAATGTGGAAAAGCTTAAACGAAGAAAGGATTCATCAGCTTAAGGAACTTTCTAATACAGAGCCTAAGGGGATAATAAGTGCATCTACTAACTTTTCAGAGGAGAGAATGGAGGAAAAAGGGGAGCTTGATCATTATATTGGAGTTGCTACAACAAAAGAGTGTCCAGCTAACTTAACACAGCTTAAAGTTTCAGCATCAACATGGGCTGTATTTGAAGCTGTAGGTCCATTTCCGGCTGCACTGCAGGATATATGGGGCAGAATATATGCAGAATGGTTTCCAGCTTCAAACTATGAACAAGCAGAAGGTCCAGAAATTTTATGGAACGAAAATAAAGA
- a CDS encoding AraC family transcriptional regulator translates to MDWLERMNYALDYIENHLEDEIDYTQISRAAYCSEYHFSRMFSSISGISLSEYIRRRRLTLAAFEIQKTDARIIDVAIKYGYESSDAFSRAFQKLHGIKPSEARNKGVQLKAFPRISFQISIKGDVEMEYRIEKLDFELKIIGRSKSVKTSRAFKTIPTLWNSAKKDGFMQKLIDMSWENPKCKLEGLLGVCGTEAAITDEDFNYFMGVRYETEAPTDMETLIIPQSTWAVFPNVVDAWKRLYTEWVPTSGYELASLPCIECYYGPKHKPRHELWVPVVPK, encoded by the coding sequence ATGGATTGGCTGGAGAGAATGAATTATGCTTTGGATTACATCGAAAATCATTTGGAGGATGAGATAGACTATACTCAAATTTCAAGAGCAGCGTATTGCTCAGAGTATCATTTTTCAAGAATGTTTTCGTCTATCAGTGGTATTTCCCTTTCGGAATATATTAGACGCAGACGGCTAACACTAGCAGCTTTTGAGATTCAAAAAACTGATGCTCGGATAATAGATGTTGCCATTAAATATGGATACGAATCTTCTGATGCATTTTCAAGAGCTTTTCAGAAGCTACACGGAATAAAACCGTCTGAAGCTCGCAATAAAGGAGTACAATTAAAAGCCTTTCCACGAATCTCTTTTCAAATATCTATAAAAGGGGATGTAGAAATGGAATATAGGATTGAGAAGCTTGATTTTGAATTAAAAATAATAGGTAGAAGTAAATCAGTAAAAACAAGCAGAGCATTTAAAACTATTCCAACACTCTGGAATAGTGCTAAAAAAGATGGATTTATGCAAAAGTTGATTGACATGTCATGGGAAAATCCAAAGTGTAAGCTTGAAGGCCTTCTAGGAGTTTGCGGCACGGAAGCAGCAATTACAGATGAAGATTTTAATTACTTTATGGGAGTAAGATATGAAACGGAGGCTCCAACTGATATGGAAACTCTTATAATCCCACAAAGTACTTGGGCAGTTTTTCCTAATGTTGTAGATGCTTGGAAGCGTTTATATACAGAATGGGTTCCAACTTCAGGCTATGAACTTGCAAGTTTACCATGTATTGAATGTTATTATGGACCAAAACATAAGCCTAGACATGAGCTATGGGTTCCAGTGGTTCCTAAATAA
- a CDS encoding sigma-54-dependent Fis family transcriptional regulator, translating into MEDYINFIAEAWREFIATGIIHPKVRSEIADSWRRCKSYGVDPMNGRGINNYKHPEILTGENVELISVAKPIMESIYSIVAGSGFSIILTDKDGYIVEVIGDKEIMERADKLNFVKGELWTEACVGTNAIGTALYLDKPIQTIGAEHFGIKQHSWTCSASPIHDEDDNLIGCINMSGNFYSAHSHTLGIVTSAAQSIQKQLALIISYNLMNTTFDSISEGMIVLNDQLRVKRINDRAMEILNIKAEEAIKMDIVHTLSNINFDEIIYNDHKAFNNVECDFYIKGNRIKCIINAVPMKVNEKLVGIVITFRESQYVHKLVNKVVGYKASYNFEDIITKNEKMKAMISFAKKAAKSDCNILIQGESGTGKELIAQSIHNYSKRASGPFVAVNCASIPRELVESELFGYEKGAFTGASKDGHPGKFELADGGTIFLDEIGELPLDIQTKLLRVLDNNKVIRVGSTYEKQLNVRVIGATNRVLKEEIKKKNFREDLYYRLNVMNINTVPLRDRKEDIEVLVQHFVKILSIKNGHLNKAVKKDYINKLIEYPWPGNVRELRNVVERDYYLSDGDLVSAYAIEDTNIEDNNMENVIAENPIIHKVEENTTLISMQSLEKQGIEQALIKCKGNIVKASTILNISRSTLYRKIKKYNIQIE; encoded by the coding sequence ATGGAGGATTATATTAATTTTATAGCCGAAGCTTGGAGAGAGTTTATAGCTACAGGTATCATACATCCTAAAGTAAGAAGTGAAATAGCAGATTCTTGGAGAAGATGCAAAAGCTATGGTGTAGATCCCATGAATGGCCGAGGTATTAACAACTATAAGCATCCTGAGATTTTAACAGGTGAAAATGTTGAGCTTATATCTGTGGCAAAACCTATAATGGAAAGTATATATAGCATAGTTGCTGGTTCTGGTTTTTCTATAATCTTAACTGATAAAGATGGATATATCGTTGAGGTAATTGGCGATAAAGAAATAATGGAAAGAGCTGATAAGTTAAACTTTGTTAAAGGCGAGCTATGGACAGAAGCCTGCGTTGGAACTAACGCTATAGGCACAGCACTTTATTTAGACAAGCCTATACAGACTATTGGAGCAGAACACTTTGGAATTAAACAGCATTCCTGGACATGTTCAGCTTCCCCAATTCATGATGAGGATGATAATTTAATAGGATGTATTAATATGTCAGGTAACTTTTATAGTGCCCATTCCCATACCTTAGGTATTGTTACCTCAGCAGCTCAATCCATACAAAAGCAATTAGCTCTTATAATATCTTATAATCTTATGAATACAACCTTTGACTCTATTTCAGAAGGTATGATTGTCTTGAATGACCAATTAAGAGTAAAAAGAATCAATGATAGAGCCATGGAGATTTTGAATATAAAGGCTGAGGAAGCAATAAAAATGGATATTGTCCACACTTTGTCCAATATTAATTTTGATGAAATTATATATAACGATCACAAAGCCTTTAATAATGTAGAATGCGATTTTTATATAAAAGGAAATAGAATTAAGTGCATTATAAATGCTGTACCAATGAAGGTTAATGAAAAACTTGTAGGTATTGTCATAACCTTTAGGGAGTCTCAATATGTTCATAAGCTTGTTAACAAAGTAGTTGGCTATAAGGCTTCCTATAATTTTGAAGATATAATAACTAAAAATGAAAAAATGAAGGCTATGATTAGCTTTGCTAAAAAAGCAGCAAAAAGTGATTGTAATATTCTAATTCAAGGAGAAAGTGGAACAGGAAAAGAGCTAATAGCCCAATCCATACACAATTATAGCAAAAGAGCCTCTGGACCCTTTGTAGCTGTAAACTGTGCTTCTATTCCTAGAGAATTAGTCGAAAGTGAACTTTTTGGTTATGAAAAAGGAGCCTTTACAGGTGCATCTAAGGATGGGCACCCAGGAAAATTTGAACTAGCAGACGGAGGAACTATATTCTTAGATGAAATAGGCGAATTGCCTTTAGATATACAGACAAAGCTTCTCAGAGTTCTGGATAACAATAAAGTTATAAGGGTTGGAAGTACCTATGAAAAACAGCTTAACGTACGGGTTATAGGCGCTACTAATAGAGTTTTAAAAGAAGAAATAAAAAAGAAAAATTTTAGAGAAGATCTTTATTATAGATTAAATGTTATGAACATAAATACTGTCCCTTTAAGAGATAGGAAGGAAGATATAGAGGTTCTAGTTCAACATTTTGTAAAGATTTTATCTATTAAAAATGGTCACTTGAACAAAGCCGTGAAAAAAGATTATATAAATAAACTAATAGAATATCCTTGGCCTGGCAATGTAAGAGAGCTTAGAAATGTAGTAGAAAGGGACTACTATTTAAGTGATGGAGACTTAGTGTCCGCTTATGCCATAGAGGATACTAATATAGAGGATAATAATATGGAGAATGTTATTGCAGAAAATCCTATAATACATAAAGTAGAAGAAAATACCACATTAATCTCCATGCAATCCTTAGAAAAACAAGGAATTGAGCAGGCATTAATTAAGTGTAAAGGAAACATAGTTAAAGCATCTACAATTTTAAACATAAGTAGATCTACCCTATATAGAAAAATTAAAAAATATAATATCCAAATCGAGTAA
- a CDS encoding 2,3-butanediol dehydrogenase: MKAALWYKKNDVRVEEISEPVVTKGSVKIKVKWCGICGSDLHEYLGGPIFIPVGQPHPLSGNTAPVVLGHEFSGEVVEVGEGVTKFKAGDRVIVEPIVACGKCPACLEGKYNLCSSLGFHGLCGSGGGFAEYTVFPEEYIHKIPDTMSYEKAALVEPMAVALHSIRIANFKTGDTALVLGSGPIGLATIECLKAAGAKLVIVLQRKSIRQEYAKRAGADIVLDPNEVDIATEVKKLTDGVGVDAAFETTGAKVGFDAGLNSLKFEGTLVVTSIWENEVSFNPNLLVFSEKKIIGTLAYRHEFPATIAQMSDGRVKAEGYITKKIHLDDIVEEGFGALTGPEKKKHVKILVTPDKSLL, from the coding sequence ATGAAAGCAGCATTATGGTATAAAAAGAATGATGTAAGAGTTGAAGAAATTAGTGAACCAGTGGTAACAAAAGGTTCAGTAAAAATTAAAGTCAAATGGTGTGGAATCTGCGGCTCAGACTTACACGAATATTTAGGAGGACCAATATTCATACCAGTTGGACAACCTCATCCACTAAGTGGCAATACAGCACCTGTAGTTTTAGGCCATGAATTCTCAGGAGAGGTTGTAGAGGTTGGTGAGGGCGTAACTAAATTCAAGGCTGGAGATAGAGTGATAGTAGAACCTATTGTAGCTTGCGGTAAATGTCCTGCTTGTTTAGAAGGCAAATATAACCTTTGTTCTTCTTTAGGTTTCCATGGACTTTGCGGAAGCGGTGGTGGATTTGCTGAATACACTGTATTCCCTGAAGAATATATTCATAAAATTCCAGATACTATGTCCTATGAAAAAGCTGCTTTAGTAGAGCCAATGGCAGTAGCATTACATTCCATAAGGATTGCTAACTTTAAAACTGGGGATACTGCTTTGGTGCTAGGCTCTGGACCTATAGGCTTAGCTACTATTGAATGCTTAAAAGCTGCCGGTGCTAAGCTTGTAATAGTTCTTCAAAGAAAATCCATAAGGCAAGAGTATGCAAAAAGAGCCGGTGCTGATATAGTACTTGACCCAAATGAAGTAGATATTGCTACAGAAGTTAAAAAGCTTACAGATGGTGTTGGTGTAGATGCAGCCTTCGAAACTACAGGAGCTAAAGTAGGCTTTGATGCAGGACTAAACAGCTTGAAATTCGAAGGCACCCTAGTAGTAACTAGTATATGGGAAAATGAAGTAAGCTTTAATCCAAATCTTTTAGTATTTAGCGAAAAGAAAATTATAGGAACCTTAGCTTATAGACATGAGTTCCCAGCAACTATTGCTCAAATGAGTGATGGAAGAGTAAAGGCTGAAGGCTATATAACAAAAAAAATACATTTAGATGACATAGTAGAAGAAGGTTTTGGAGCATTAACAGGACCTGAAAAGAAAAAACATGTAAAAATCCTAGTAACTCCAGATAAATCTCTCTTATAA
- a CDS encoding flavin reductase family protein translates to MTKKKIANIPFGPYITVLAGATVNGKPNYATIGAYGVVSQKPVLYISLKNSHCTTAGVVENGFFTVNIPTSDEIEKTDYCGTVSGNKVDKSSVFESFYDEAGNAPMIKECPVNYLCKVIQTIPIFDFTMFIGEIVAVYANEECLDNGRPNALKVKPTVLMDTGYFDLNNKVGSIFKVCSGNK, encoded by the coding sequence ATGACAAAGAAAAAAATCGCAAATATTCCTTTTGGACCATATATCACTGTATTAGCAGGAGCTACTGTTAATGGAAAACCTAACTATGCTACAATTGGAGCCTATGGAGTTGTAAGTCAAAAGCCTGTACTTTATATTTCATTAAAGAATTCTCATTGCACAACAGCTGGGGTAGTTGAGAATGGATTTTTCACTGTAAATATTCCTACTTCTGATGAAATTGAGAAAACTGATTATTGTGGAACTGTTTCTGGCAATAAAGTAGATAAATCAAGTGTTTTTGAATCCTTCTACGATGAAGCAGGAAATGCACCAATGATTAAGGAGTGTCCTGTAAATTATCTTTGTAAAGTAATACAAACTATCCCTATATTTGATTTTACAATGTTTATAGGGGAGATTGTTGCTGTATATGCAAATGAAGAGTGTTTGGATAACGGAAGGCCAAATGCACTAAAAGTTAAGCCAACAGTGCTAATGGACACAGGTTACTTTGATTTGAATAATAAAGTAGGGTCAATATTTAAGGTGTGTAGTGGTAATAAGTAA
- the hflX gene encoding GTPase HflX: MEHRKRAVIVGCNINNDKGFFNMMEELSGLADACDIEIVGEITQKLERTYSSHYIGKGKVQEVISLVRDKDSEMVIFYDELSPTQIRNLEKDLKCKVIDRTVLILDIFAKRSKTKEAQLQVEIAKLQYMLPRLTDLGEVLGRKIGGAGFINGGPGETKFELDRRKIRARISALNADLETIGVQRQNQRKQRKKSGIPVIVLVGYTNAGKSTIMNTMIDLYSSSIGKYVFEKDMLFATLETYVRSIKLPNNRSFLLSDTVGFISKLPRQLVKAFQSTLEEITEADMLIHVVDRSNPNYKQHIVAVKETLKEIGADNIPTIYAYNKADLVGDEIIKEEKDRIYISTKSKTGINNLVNEICKRALEQHVCCQLLIPYKEGSVLSYLKDNADIKSTEYSINGVLISVECKESDYIRYKQFESLIKK; encoded by the coding sequence ATGGAGCATAGAAAAAGAGCAGTAATTGTGGGGTGTAATATCAATAATGATAAAGGATTTTTTAATATGATGGAGGAATTGTCCGGGCTAGCTGATGCATGTGATATTGAGATAGTTGGTGAGATTACTCAAAAATTAGAGCGAACGTATTCATCGCATTATATTGGAAAAGGAAAAGTCCAGGAAGTAATCTCGCTAGTTCGCGATAAGGACTCTGAAATGGTTATTTTTTATGACGAGTTATCTCCTACACAAATTCGTAATCTGGAAAAAGATTTAAAATGTAAGGTAATAGACAGAACGGTTCTGATTTTGGACATCTTTGCTAAGAGGTCTAAAACAAAAGAAGCGCAGCTGCAAGTAGAAATAGCGAAATTACAATATATGCTGCCGAGGTTAACAGACCTTGGAGAAGTATTAGGCCGTAAGATTGGCGGTGCCGGGTTTATAAATGGAGGTCCAGGAGAAACAAAATTTGAACTGGATCGCAGAAAGATTAGAGCTAGAATTAGTGCATTGAACGCTGATCTGGAAACGATTGGGGTTCAACGTCAAAATCAAAGGAAACAGCGTAAAAAGTCAGGAATACCAGTGATTGTTTTAGTAGGATATACAAACGCAGGTAAGTCAACCATTATGAATACTATGATTGATTTGTATAGTTCCTCAATTGGTAAGTACGTATTTGAAAAGGATATGCTATTCGCTACGTTAGAAACTTATGTAAGAAGCATAAAGCTGCCTAATAACAGGTCGTTTTTGCTAAGCGACACAGTAGGGTTTATCAGCAAACTACCCCGCCAGCTTGTTAAGGCATTTCAATCGACTTTAGAAGAAATTACTGAAGCTGATATGTTAATTCATGTGGTTGACCGCTCAAACCCTAATTATAAGCAGCATATCGTAGCTGTAAAAGAGACACTAAAAGAAATAGGTGCGGATAATATCCCTACTATCTATGCTTATAATAAAGCAGATTTAGTAGGGGATGAAATTATAAAAGAAGAAAAAGACCGCATATATATTTCTACTAAAAGTAAAACTGGAATAAACAATCTGGTAAATGAGATATGCAAAAGGGCGTTAGAGCAGCATGTTTGCTGTCAGCTGTTAATCCCTTATAAAGAAGGTAGTGTACTGTCATATCTTAAGGATAATGCAGATATAAAATCAACTGAATATAGTATTAATGGAGTGTTGATATCTGTAGAATGCAAGGAATCAGATTATATAAGATATAAGCAATTTGAAAGCCTGATTAAAAAATAG
- a CDS encoding Lsa family ABC-F type ribosomal protection protein, translating into MSIINVTNLTFAYEGSYDNIFENVSFQIDTDWKLGFTGRNGRGKTTFLNLLLGKYEYTGNISANVTFEYFPYEVQEPENFTIDIIKDISPNSMDWEIMKELSLLSIDDDVLYRQFYTLSKGEQTKALLAAMFLKENSFLLIDEPTNHLDAEARKKLSNYLKKKKGFILISHDRFFLDNCIDHVLSINKTNIEIQKGDFTSWWENKKRQDGFELAENEKLRKDINRLSKSAKRTSNWSDEVEKSKKGTTNSGCKLDKGYVGHKAAKMMKRSKSIENRQQAAIEEKSKLLKNIESSDSLKMSQHAYHKNKLVELDNVSIFYGDIMVCKDVGFSIEQGDRISLKGENGSGKSSIIKLMCGEEINYTGTFRKGSNLKISYVSQDTSHLKGNLTDYAFKNNIDESLFKATLRKLDFSRTQFEKDMSSFSGGQKKKVLIAKSLCEEAHLHIWDEPLNFIDVISRMQIEELLLEYSPTLLFVEHDSEFCKNVATKVFEL; encoded by the coding sequence ATGTCTATAATAAACGTTACAAACCTGACCTTCGCTTATGAAGGCAGTTATGATAATATTTTTGAAAATGTAAGCTTTCAAATTGATACGGATTGGAAATTGGGCTTTACCGGAAGAAATGGACGAGGAAAAACTACCTTTCTGAACCTTTTACTTGGAAAATACGAATATACTGGTAATATTTCAGCTAATGTAACTTTTGAATATTTTCCTTATGAGGTGCAGGAACCAGAAAATTTCACCATAGATATCATAAAGGATATCAGTCCGAATTCAATGGATTGGGAAATAATGAAGGAATTATCCCTGCTCTCTATAGACGACGATGTTTTATACAGGCAGTTTTATACACTATCAAAAGGTGAGCAGACAAAAGCTTTGCTTGCGGCTATGTTTTTGAAAGAGAACTCCTTCTTGCTTATTGATGAGCCTACAAATCATTTGGATGCTGAAGCTAGAAAAAAACTCAGTAATTACCTCAAAAAAAAGAAAGGATTTATCCTAATTTCGCATGATAGGTTCTTTTTGGATAATTGTATTGATCATGTTCTTTCAATAAATAAGACAAATATAGAAATACAAAAAGGTGATTTTACCAGCTGGTGGGAAAATAAAAAAAGGCAGGATGGTTTTGAACTGGCAGAAAACGAAAAGCTGAGAAAAGATATAAACCGTTTATCTAAGTCTGCTAAACGAACAAGCAACTGGTCAGATGAAGTGGAGAAATCCAAAAAAGGAACCACAAATTCAGGTTGCAAGCTGGATAAAGGATATGTTGGCCACAAGGCTGCAAAAATGATGAAGCGCTCAAAGTCCATTGAAAACAGACAACAAGCCGCTATTGAAGAAAAGTCTAAGCTTCTTAAAAATATTGAAAGCTCCGACAGCTTGAAGATGTCCCAACATGCTTATCATAAAAACAAACTTGTGGAACTTGACAATGTTTCAATCTTTTACGGTGATATCATGGTTTGCAAGGATGTTGGCTTCAGTATTGAACAAGGTGATAGGATTTCACTCAAAGGTGAAAATGGTTCAGGGAAATCAAGCATTATCAAGCTTATGTGTGGTGAAGAAATAAATTATACAGGCACTTTTAGAAAAGGAAGTAATCTAAAAATATCCTATGTATCACAGGATACATCGCATCTTAAGGGTAACTTAACCGATTACGCCTTTAAAAACAATATTGATGAAAGTCTTTTTAAAGCTACTTTAAGGAAGCTTGATTTTTCAAGAACTCAATTTGAAAAAGATATGTCATCCTTTAGTGGCGGTCAAAAGAAAAAAGTGCTTATTGCAAAGAGTCTTTGTGAGGAAGCTCATTTGCATATTTGGGATGAACCGCTTAATTTTATTGATGTTATATCCCGAATGCAGATAGAAGAGTTACTGCTCGAATATTCACCAACTTTATTATTTGTTGAGCATGACAGCGAGTTTTGCAAAAATGTTGCAACAAAGGTGTTTGAGCTCTAG
- a CDS encoding ABC-F family ATP-binding cassette domain-containing protein, whose amino-acid sequence MSILTVKNISHGFGDRAIFEDVSFRLLKGEHVGLIGANGEGKSTFMNIITGKLMPDEGQIEWSNRVRVGYMDQHTVLESGQSIKDVLRGAFQYLFDAEAEMNELYGKMGEVLPEELDKMLERTAVIQDMLDHNGFYVIDAKIEETAKGLGLLDVGLDKDVSDLSGGQRTKVLLAKLLLETPDILLLDEPTNYLDEVHIEWLKRFLIAYENAFILISHDIPFLNSVINLIYHVENKKLTRYVGNYEEFERIYEAKKKQLEQAYERQQAEIARLEDFVARNKANVATANMAKSRQKKLDKIERIELTQEKPKPTFNFKSARTSGKVVFETTDLVIGYDTPLSKPLNLRMERGDKIALVGANGLGKSTLLKSLLGLQTAISGNVHLGDYLHLGYFEQEIKEANYNTCIEEFWNEFTGYTQYEVRAALAKCGLTTKHIESKVVVLSGGEQAKVRLAKLINKETNLLILDEPTNHLDVDAKEELKRALKEYKGSILLVCHEPEFYRDVVTDVWNCEQWTTKIV is encoded by the coding sequence ATGAGTATATTAACAGTTAAAAATATAAGTCATGGTTTTGGAGATAGAGCTATATTTGAAGATGTGTCCTTTAGACTTTTAAAGGGGGAACACGTTGGACTAATAGGCGCAAACGGAGAAGGTAAATCTACCTTTATGAATATAATCACAGGAAAGCTAATGCCTGATGAAGGACAGATTGAATGGTCTAATAGAGTTAGAGTTGGCTACATGGATCAGCATACAGTACTTGAGAGCGGTCAAAGTATAAAGGATGTATTAAGAGGAGCCTTTCAGTATTTATTTGATGCAGAAGCTGAAATGAACGAGCTTTATGGGAAAATGGGTGAAGTTCTGCCTGAAGAGCTTGATAAGATGCTTGAAAGAACAGCAGTAATTCAAGATATGCTGGATCACAATGGCTTTTATGTTATTGATGCTAAAATTGAAGAAACTGCTAAGGGTTTAGGACTTTTAGATGTTGGTCTTGATAAAGATGTTTCAGATTTAAGTGGAGGTCAAAGAACTAAAGTACTACTTGCTAAGCTTCTATTGGAAACTCCGGACATCCTGCTTTTAGACGAGCCTACTAACTATCTAGATGAAGTTCACATAGAATGGCTTAAGAGATTTTTAATAGCTTACGAGAATGCTTTCATTCTGATATCTCATGATATACCATTTTTAAATTCAGTAATAAACCTGATATATCATGTAGAAAACAAAAAGCTTACAAGATATGTTGGAAACTATGAGGAATTTGAAAGAATATATGAAGCTAAAAAGAAACAGCTAGAGCAGGCCTACGAAAGACAGCAGGCAGAAATTGCAAGACTGGAGGATTTTGTTGCTAGAAATAAAGCTAATGTTGCTACTGCCAATATGGCTAAATCCAGACAAAAGAAGCTAGACAAAATTGAAAGAATCGAGCTTACTCAAGAAAAGCCTAAGCCAACCTTTAATTTTAAGTCTGCAAGAACCTCAGGAAAGGTTGTTTTTGAAACTACAGACTTAGTTATAGGATATGATACTCCTTTATCTAAGCCTCTAAACCTTAGAATGGAAAGAGGAGATAAAATAGCTTTAGTTGGAGCAAACGGTCTTGGAAAATCAACTCTATTAAAGAGTCTTCTAGGGTTACAAACAGCTATATCAGGTAATGTCCATCTTGGAGATTATCTTCACTTAGGATACTTTGAGCAGGAAATAAAGGAAGCCAACTATAACACCTGTATAGAAGAGTTTTGGAATGAGTTTACTGGATATACCCAGTATGAAGTTAGAGCAGCTCTTGCTAAGTGCGGACTTACTACAAAGCATATAGAAAGCAAGGTTGTAGTACTAAGCGGAGGAGAGCAGGCAAAGGTAAGATTAGCTAAGCTTATTAATAAGGAGACAAATTTATTAATCCTTGACGAGCCTACGAACCACTTGGATGTAGATGCAAAAGAGGAGCTTAAGAGGGCTCTTAAGGAGTACAAAGGAAGCATACTGCTTGTATGTCACGAGCCAGAGTTTTATAGAGATGTTGTTACTGATGTATGGAACTGTGAGCAGTGGACGACAAAAATTGTTTAG
- a CDS encoding class I SAM-dependent rRNA methyltransferase has protein sequence MACKFYLYKGKGRKVESGHPWIFTDEIEEYDGEYTNGDIVEVYNFKHDFIGKGYINDVSKISIRILTRNIDEEIDEDFFRRRLKDAWEYRKKIIDTSSCRFVFGEADFLPGLTIDKFEDYYVIQSLALGIDKYKDIIVKILKEEYGAKGIYERSDAAVRELEGMEQTKGFLSEPFDTMVQIVENGVKYYVDIENGQKTGFFLDQKENRAAIHKICKNAEVLDCFTHTGSFALNAGIAGAKSVLGIDISQHAVDFATRNAELNGLSGRVKFECHNAFDVLTEWSKAGRKFDVVILDPPAFTKSRESVKGAIRGYKDINLRGLKMVKPGGFFVTCSCSHFMKEDLFRQTIADAARDAKRTLRQVEFRTQAADHPILWNSDESYYLKFIIFQVI, from the coding sequence ATGGCATGCAAGTTTTATTTATATAAAGGAAAAGGCAGAAAAGTTGAAAGTGGTCACCCTTGGATTTTTACTGATGAGATAGAAGAATATGATGGCGAATATACTAACGGAGATATTGTTGAAGTTTATAACTTTAAACATGATTTTATTGGCAAAGGCTACATAAACGACGTTTCCAAGATTTCCATAAGAATACTTACAAGAAATATTGATGAAGAAATAGACGAAGACTTTTTTAGAAGAAGACTTAAGGATGCGTGGGAATATAGAAAAAAGATTATTGATACTTCAAGCTGCAGATTTGTGTTTGGAGAAGCTGACTTTCTTCCAGGCTTAACTATTGATAAGTTTGAGGACTACTATGTTATTCAATCTTTAGCTTTGGGCATTGATAAATACAAGGATATAATAGTGAAAATTCTTAAAGAAGAATATGGAGCAAAAGGTATTTATGAAAGAAGCGATGCTGCTGTTCGTGAGCTTGAGGGTATGGAGCAAACAAAAGGCTTCCTTTCAGAACCCTTTGATACTATGGTTCAAATTGTTGAAAATGGTGTTAAATATTATGTAGATATTGAAAACGGACAAAAGACAGGCTTCTTTTTAGATCAAAAGGAAAATAGAGCTGCCATACATAAAATCTGCAAGAATGCAGAAGTTTTAGATTGTTTTACTCACACAGGTTCTTTTGCTTTAAATGCAGGAATTGCTGGAGCTAAAAGTGTTCTTGGCATAGACATATCACAGCATGCAGTAGATTTCGCCACAAGAAATGCTGAACTAAACGGACTTTCAGGCAGAGTTAAGTTTGAATGCCACAATGCTTTTGATGTGTTAACAGAATGGTCTAAAGCAGGAAGAAAGTTTGATGTAGTAATTTTAGACCCTCCAGCCTTCACTAAATCGCGTGAAAGCGTTAAGGGAGCTATAAGAGGCTACAAGGATATAAATCTAAGAGGTCTAAAAATGGTTAAACCAGGCGGCTTCTTTGTAACCTGTTCCTGCTCTCATTTTATGAAAGAGGACTTATTTAGGCAAACAATTGCAGATGCTGCAAGAGATGCTAAAAGAACCTTAAGGCAGGTAGAGTTTAGAACCCAAGCCGCAGACCATCCAATTCTTTGGAATTCTGACGAATCCTATTATTTAAAGTTTATAATTTTCCAAGTAATTTAA